Within Paeniglutamicibacter psychrophenolicus, the genomic segment GGCCCGCGCCGAATAAGTCCACGATGGCGAAGATGAGAGCGTTCTCATCGAGCTCTCCTCTTCGGCTCACATTCATTGGTCATGCTGGAAGCAGAGCAAGGGCAAGACAATGAACGAGAGGTTCGCAGCCATGAAGAAGTCACGTACGTTTTGGTCCATCACTGGTGCGCTGGGCGTAGTCGCCATCGGCGCGGGCGTTGCAGTCGCCCAGCCGATCGCCCCGGTCAACGAAACCGTTCTCATGCAGGAAAGCGCTGCACAGCACGGATTCTCCTCCGTGGAGCGGGTCGCCGAAAAGGCCGATGCCTCTGCCGCGGTGGCCGACTCGGCACAGTCTGCAACATCCGCGGTGTCGGCGAAGTCCGCAGTTTCCCCGGTGTCGGCGAAGTCCGCGGTTTCCCCGGTGTCGGCGAAGTCCGCGGTTTCCCCGGTGTCGGCGAAGTCCGCCGTTTCGCCGGTGTCTGCCAAGTCCGCGGTATCCCCGGTGTCTGCCAAGTCGGCTGTCTCCCCGGTGTCGGCCGTCTCGCCCGTCTCGGCGAAGTCCGCGGTCTCCCCGATGTCGCCGCAGTCCGCACCCTCGGCCGCCAGCGCCATCTGACGGACAGAAGCCAAGACATGCGGCGGGTGCCGGTTCCAAACCAGGAGCCGGCACCCGCCGCATTCTTGGACCCGGCCACGCCGGGCCAGTCTTCGCACCCGCCCGATGTCGTGCCTGATCAGTGTACGATCGCCGTGGCATACTGTGGTTAGTGAAACCAGAAGACGCCAATCCAGGCCGCCTGGACATGGAAGCCGCCGCCCGGATGTGGGACGAGTATGCAACGGCCCACCCGGAGGCAGTGCGCCTGTGCGCGGAGTATTCGGTCGAGCGCTTTGGGGATTCGGTCGAGCTGGCCGATGCCCTGCCGCATGAAGTGATCCCTGGCAGCAAGTGCGCAACCTCGACCCTGGCCCGGGAATTCCCGGACGACGGGGAATCCCTACCCCGCCTGGGCTCGCACTGGATCGCCTGCGACGGCGCGGGCACCCCGAGGGTCATCCTGCCCAGCATCGAACTGAGGTTGTGATCTTTCAACGACGCTGACGCCGATTTTGCCAGGGACGAGGGCGAAGACGATCGGTCCCTGGAAAGCTGGCGGCACGAACACCGCAAGTACTGGCAGTGCACCGAAGCCGCCCGCGGACGGATCTGGAACGAAGACGATCCGATAGTTTTCGAACGCTTCCGGATTGCCTGGCCGCCGGCGCATTCGGGCAAGGAATCCGAAGCGAGGGCAACCGGGTCCTTGTAGGGAGCGAAAACACCGCAACCGAGTGCCATGCGAAGCCAGGGGGAGCCGAATTCAAGTGGTGCGCGCAATATCAGGTAGTTAATGGGGGTAGCCACACCTGTTGTCCGCCCGTTGTGGCGGATGTACCCTTCGTACATCTGGAACGCAGCATATCCACAGGGTCCTTGTGGGGAACACAAAGTGGGGCTCGTGCTTGCTGGGAGTGCAATCGATCTGTTGGGTGCCGGATGCAGTGTCCAACTCGTCGATCAGAGGGATCCCATGAACAAGATCTTTGCCATTCCCAGCGCAATCTTCATCGCTTGCGCGACCATGCTGGTGGCCCCGGCAACCGCAGCACCGCCGGCCGGCTCCCAGCTCTCCGGGGCGATCTTCACCTCGGATGTCACCGGCACGCCGGTCAACCTGAACGTCTACGATGCCAAGGAAGATGTCTACCTCAACGGCGGGCCCGGTATCAATGCCCCCGACGACGCGGCGGGCCTGCCCGCCGGAACCTATTCCTTCCAGGTCACCGATCCCTCGGGAAAGGTGCTGCTGTCTTCGGACCCGGTTGCCTGTCGCCAGTTCACGGTGAATGCCAGCGGCGTCATCCAGGACACTTCGCCCTCGGGCGCCTGCGCCCACGCCACCGGGCTCGACGGTGAAGACGGAGGGGCAACCGTTCAGTTGTTCCCGTACGCCGACACCCCGAACAACGGCGGGGTCTACAAGGTCTGGGTCACCCCCACCGACAAGCTGGACTGCTCGGACCGGAGCAGCAAGAACTGTTTCGTGCCGCGCTACAGCAAGGTGGACAACTACAAGGTCCTCAGCGACATGATCGTCGAGATCGACGTGCGGTTCTGGAAGAACGGGGTGGCCATGGATGGCTACGCCGCCACGTGGACCGACACCAACGGCGCCCACAACGTGAAGTTCTCCGAATGGAACCCTGCGGTGCTGGCCTTCCACGAGGCCCACTTCGAGGCAACCGAGCAGGGCACGCACTCCATCCGTGTGGCCAGCCAGCCCGGCTGCACCATCGTGTCCGTCCAGGCGCCCGACGGCTCCGCGGCCAAGGTGAAGGGCTCGACCTCGGACGTGGCGGTGACCGTCGCCGACCACGCCGACGGGAACCACACCTACTGGGTGGATGTCACCTGCAAGTAGACAAGCAAGGAAGCGTTCCGGCCGGGTGCCCATTTCGGGCATCCGGCCGGAGCACGCCAGGCACGCAAACCGTGCCGGAGCGACCGGCGGGACGCGTGGCCGCAACCTCGCCGGCCACCCGGGCCCGAAGCCGGACCGCCGGCTAGCTCGGTTCCTCGAAGCGGTAGCCCATGCCACGTACCGTGGTGAACCATTCGGCTCCCAGCTTGTTGCGCAGGTAGCGCACGTACACGTCCACGACGTTGGAGCCCGGGTCGAAGTCATAGCCCCAGACCCGGGAGAGCAGCTGTTCGCGGCTGAGGACCTGCCCGGGGTTGCGCATGAAGGCCTCGGCCAACCCGAATTCCCTGGCCGAGAGGTCGATCTCGCGCCCGTGCAGGCGGGTGCGGCGGCTGCCGGCATCGAGCTCCAACGGCCCCACGCGGATCACCTGGTCCTCGGGCACAGCCGCCTGCGGACGCAGTCGCAGCCGCACCCTGGCCAGGAGCTCCTCGAAGCGGAAGGGCTTGGCCATGTAGTCATCCGCCCCGCCCTCGAGCCCGGCAACGGTGTCGTCGATGCTTGAGCGCGCGGTCAGGATGATGACCGGGGTATCGACATTCGTGGAGCGGATCCGCGAGAGCACCGAGAACCCGTCCTCGTCGGGCAACCCGAGGTCGAGGATGATCAGCTCGAAGTCCCCGGTCTGGGCCAGGTAGCCGCCCTCCTTGCCGGTATCGGCGACGGTCGGCTGGAAGCCGGAGGACTTCAGTCCCTTGGCAACGAAGGAGCTGATGCGCTCTTCGTCCTCAATGATCAGTATCCGGCTCATCTTCTTCTCTTTCCAGGCTGGTGGGGATTTCAATGACGAAGGTCGAGCCGACGCCCACGTCGGAGCTCACCCCGACGGACCCGTGGTGTGCCTCGGCGATGGCCGAGACGATGTTCAAGCCCAGGCCAGAACCCTCGGTGCGCTTGGAATTGCGGCCCCGCCCGAAGCGCTCGAAGATCCGTGACTGGTCCTCGGCCCCGATGCCGACCCCCTCGTCGCGCACCCAGATGCGCAGCACCGATTCCCCGTTGGTGCCGGCGGTGATGTTGGTTCCCATGGTGATCGTGGACCCGTCGGCGGAGAACTTCACCGCGTTGGAACACAATTGCAGCACGGCCTGGGTGATCCGCTGGGGATCGACGTTGGCGGTGGCCTCCACGCGGTGCCCGATCCGCCAGACCCGCTCGCCCAGCGGGCGGGCCCGGTCCAGCAACTCGTCCAGCAGCGTGCCGATGTTCGTGGGCACGGGTTGGACGAAGTCGACGCTGTTGGAGGTGGCCAGGGTGACCAGGTCATTGATCAGCAGGGACATCCGGTCCAGTTCGGCCAGGGCGATGTCCCGCGACTGGTCCACGTCCACCGGATCGGACCGGTCCATGAGTTCGAGGTGCCCCTGGATGATGGTCACCGGGGTTCGCAGTTCGTGGCCCACGTCGTCAAGCAGCTGCCGCTGGGAGACCATGGCGTTTTCCACGCGGTCCAGCATGGCGTTGACGGTGATCGTCAACTCGGCCAGGTCGTCGCGCCCGACGACCTCGATGCGCTGGGACAGATCGGATTCGGAGATCTTCCGGGCCGTGTCGCGCAGCAACGCCACAGGGCGCAGGAACCTGCCCACCAGCAGCCATCCGGCGGTCCCCGCGGCCAGCAGGATGACAATCCCGACCACCATGTACATCACGAAGCCGCGGTTCAGTGCCTGCTTCTCGGCCGCGTAGTCGTAGGCGAAGACCAGGTGTGCCGGGGTCCGGGGCTGGGTGACAGTCAGCGGGATGCTGACCGCGCGGTAGGTGGACTGGCTGGTCGGCACGGTCTGCAGCATGATTTTCTCGTCGGGGGCCTCGTGAGCCGCCCAGGCGACGAATCCCGGGTCGTTTTCCAGGCGGGTCTGCACGACCTCGGGGGCCGTCCAACGCACCTTCTGGTTGACCAGGCTCAACATCCCCTCGTGCCGTGCCGGCAGGGTTTGCTGCATCGCGGTGTACAGCAGCACCTCGGCCGTGAGCGGTTCGGCGGCGGTCGCCAGGTCGGAGCTGCGTGCGGTGAGCACCTGGAACTCCTGGACGCTGCGCTTGAGCGAGTCGTCGATGCGGGCGTCCATGGTCTTGACCTGCAAGAGGTAGACCACGGTTCCGGTGACGGCGAAGGCCAGGGTCATCAACCCGAGCATCCCGGCCAGCACCCGGGTGCGGACGGAGAACCCGCGGCGGGCAAAACGGGTGCCTTCGGGCGCGGAGGCAAGTTGTTGGGCGAGCTCGGGAATCCTAATCATCATCGTCCCCGTCCCCGTCGTCGTCATCTCGATCATCGTCATCATCATCGTCGTAGGCCTTGGACGGCGGCAGCGGCTTGACCGGCGCCGACTTGCTGGGCAGGACCGTGGGCTTCTTGGACGGGGGACTGGTCGAAGGCCTGGGCGATGTTGAAACCGATGGCTTCGGCGTGGGCACGGCCGAGGGGCTTGGAGTCGCGGATGTCGGTGACGGGGTGGCAGGTGCTGTGCCTTGCTCGATCGTGATCCCCGGGCCCAGGTTCACCGCCGGCGGAGCCGAAAGCTCCAGGGCAACCACGTAGGCGCCGAAACCCAGTGCCAAGAGCGCCGCCAGCGCGGCCACGATCTTGCCGATCTTTCCCAATCCCATGACCCCAAGTATGGCCGAGATTGATGAGACCCAAATGAGAGGGAGCCCATGTCGGCGTCGTTTCCCGCAACAAGGCCCCGGCAACCGGCCCGCCCGGGCACCGAAGGGGCAGTGTCCGCCCGGCATCCGGCTCATTGACAGGGGCCCGGGGAAGGTCGACCCTGAGGACGGGGACAGCACGGGAAATCGTGGCGGTGGGCGCACGGGGTTGGTTCAGGGGCAGGGCTATGCGAAGGGAACCACAATGAGCAGCTTCGGAGGCATCGAACGAGTCCGGCGAGTTTGGCTGGATGCAGTGCAGGCGGGACCTTCCTTGCTGCAGGGACACCGGATCGCCAGGAACATCCCGAGGCTCGAGGAAGCGGCCGGACCCAACCGGGGCCTGGTCGATGCGGCCGGAAGCGGCGGGCTACCGCTGCGGCTGCTGGTCATCGGGGATTCCAATGTTGCCGGGACCGGGGCTCCCACGCACTCCGTGGCGCTGACCGGCCAGCTGGCGGTGCGTCTGTCGGCGCGGCGGCACCGCCCGGTGGCGTGGGAAGCCGATGGAGCCAACGGCGCCACCATGGAACGCA encodes:
- a CDS encoding response regulator transcription factor; protein product: MSRILIIEDEERISSFVAKGLKSSGFQPTVADTGKEGGYLAQTGDFELIILDLGLPDEDGFSVLSRIRSTNVDTPVIILTARSSIDDTVAGLEGGADDYMAKPFRFEELLARVRLRLRPQAAVPEDQVIRVGPLELDAGSRRTRLHGREIDLSAREFGLAEAFMRNPGQVLSREQLLSRVWGYDFDPGSNVVDVYVRYLRNKLGAEWFTTVRGMGYRFEEPS
- a CDS encoding sensor histidine kinase; protein product: MMIRIPELAQQLASAPEGTRFARRGFSVRTRVLAGMLGLMTLAFAVTGTVVYLLQVKTMDARIDDSLKRSVQEFQVLTARSSDLATAAEPLTAEVLLYTAMQQTLPARHEGMLSLVNQKVRWTAPEVVQTRLENDPGFVAWAAHEAPDEKIMLQTVPTSQSTYRAVSIPLTVTQPRTPAHLVFAYDYAAEKQALNRGFVMYMVVGIVILLAAGTAGWLLVGRFLRPVALLRDTARKISESDLSQRIEVVGRDDLAELTITVNAMLDRVENAMVSQRQLLDDVGHELRTPVTIIQGHLELMDRSDPVDVDQSRDIALAELDRMSLLINDLVTLATSNSVDFVQPVPTNIGTLLDELLDRARPLGERVWRIGHRVEATANVDPQRITQAVLQLCSNAVKFSADGSTITMGTNITAGTNGESVLRIWVRDEGVGIGAEDQSRIFERFGRGRNSKRTEGSGLGLNIVSAIAEAHHGSVGVSSDVGVGSTFVIEIPTSLEREEDEPDTDH